Part of the Streptomyces sp. RFCAC02 genome is shown below.
CCAGCGGCGGCCCGCGTCACCGTTGTACCGGGCATGGGAATCGGCCAGGGCGGCCGGAACACTGATCACCCGGGCAGCGTACGGGCGCCACCGCCGGCCGTCATCCGGCGGCGGGCCGGCCGCTCAGCCCGGCGTGCCCGGCTGCCGGTCGTAGGTCAGGAAGATCGCCCCGCCGTCGATGACCGTGTGGCCGGTGAGGTCCCAGGCGGTGGGTCCGGAGGCCGCCGACCGGCCGAACAGCGGTATGCCGGTGCCGATCGTGAGCGGGCTGAGCTTCACGATCAGGCGGTCGATCTCGCCGTACAGGGCACCCGCCAGTGCGCCGCCGCCGACGAGCCAGATGTCCTTGCCGGCACCGCGCTTGAGGTCCTGCACGGTCGCCGCCGGGTCGTCGGCGACGATCTCGACGTGCGGGTCGGGGCTCTCGGTCAGGGTCCGGGAGAAGACGATGTGCCGCAGGTGGGGGTAGGCGTCGGTCACGCCGGCCGCGAGGCCGACGGCGTAACTCCCGCGCCCCTCGACGACGGTGTCGAAGTGCGTGCCGACTGCGGTGACGCCGAGCGCCGCCCTCGCCGGCCCCGGCAGCGTCTCGGGGTACTCCTCGGCGAGGTGCCGCACGTACGCCTCGGACGGGGTCCAGAAGCCGCCGGGGCCGGTCGGGTCGGAGCCGTCGGGGCCGGCGATGAAGCCGTCGAGCGTGGACGCGATGAAGTGGACGAGCTTGCGCAAAACGGTTCTCCGTCGATCGGTCGGGTCATGCGGGGGTGTCGGGGAGCATGGCGGCGACGCGTGTGATCAGCGCCTCGCACTCGGCCTCCGTGAGGACGCCGGGCAGGGTGAGCCGCTCGACCACCAGCCAGTTCATGGCGAGGTACAGCAACTGGACGTCGGTCGCCCCGCCCGGCAGGCCGGCGGCCCGGTGCCGGGCGACGCTGCCGTCGATGTCGGCGCGGACCCGTTCGGTGAGCAGCGCGCGGAGCGCGGGCCGTCTGATGGCCTCAAGGCGCAGTTCCAGCATCGCCAGGTGACCTGTGGGGAAGGCCGTGACCCGGTGGAGGGTCTCCCGCAGCAACGTGCTGTAGGACGCGCTGTCACGTGCCCGGCTCAGCGCCTCGGCGAGAGCGTCCTCACCGGGGTCGAGCCGCTCGTAGACGCGGACGCCGGCCTGGATCAGCAGGTCGTCGCGGTCGCGGAAGTAGTTGGACGTCGTACCGGTGGGCACCGCGGCCTCCGCGTCGACGGCTCGCTGGGTGAGTCCGCGCGCTCCTTCGCGGGCCAGGACCTCGATGGCGGCGTCCAGCAGGGCCGCCCGACGGGCCGGGTTCTTGCGGATCTCGCGCCTCCTCGTTCGACGTGCGACGATCAAACCACTTCAGTTGAAGTACGTCAATTGAAGTGGTCAGAGAGGTGGCGCTTCCCGGGACGCCGCTCCGTGTCCCGGGATGCCGTGGGGGTGGTGGAACCTACGCTGAGGGCCGTACCGTCCCGTTCGAACCCGTGGAGGTCCCGTGTCCAAGCCGCCCCTGCCCGCCGAGGCCGTCGCCCTGCTCCGCCGGCCGAACCCGTGCGTGATCGCCACCGTCCGCTCCGACGGGGCGCCCGTCTCCACCGCCACCTGGTACCTGTGGGAGGACGACGGCCGCGTCCTCGTCAACATGGACGAGGGCCGCCGGCGCCTCGCCCACCTGCGGAACGACCCGCGCGTCACCCTCACCGTCCTCGCCGGTGACGACTGGTACACGCACGTCAGCATCATCGGGCGCGTCACGGAACTGCGCGACGACACCGGCCTCGCCGACATCGACCGCCTGTCGCGCCACTACAGCGGCAACCCGTACCCGACCCGCGACCGTGCCCGGGTCAGCGCGCTCATCACCGTGGACCGCTGGCACGGCTGGGGCACCCTCCGGGACAGCGACCAGCCCATGAGCCGGACCTCGCACGGGCCGTCGGTCAGTCAGTGACCTCGACCGTGCCCGTGATGCGGTGCAGCGGGTAGGTGCGCACCTCGTCCGCCGTGTGGTCGAAGGCCGTCACGAAGCCGCCCTCCACCCGCACCGGCGACAGCACCCGCTGCGCCGCGATGCCGTCCGCCCCCACGTAGCCGATCCGTACGAGCGCCCCGCCCGCCGCGGCCGACCGCAGGATGCGCAGCGTCTCCTCGGCCGGGGTGCGCGGCGGCGCGCCGACCGCCTCGGCGGCCGCGGGACGGCGGCCGCCCTGCGGGGCGGGTCCGGCGCCCGAGGCGTGGTCCCCCGCCCTGATCGCCCGCACCGCCGCGGCGAGCAGCGCGTCGTCCGCTCGGGGCGGGGTGTCGGGGGCCGGTTCGGGGGCGGCGCGGGGCGGTGTGCGGCGCGGCTCGCCGGTGAGGGTGACGACGGTGCCCGCCGCGTCCTCCGCCGCCGGCGCGAAGCCGGCCTCCCGCAGCCGCAGCAGCAGGTGGTCGGGGGCCACGGGGGAGACCAGGACCGTCGGCGCGATCAACCGCAGCCGCAGCGCCTCCGTCCGGCGGTCCGCGAGCAGTTGCGCGACCAGCGCCTCGTCCTCGCAGCACACGTAGGAGGCCGCGGCGCCCACCCGCATCTGCCCGTGCCGCCTTGCCGTGTCGTCCACGAGGTAGGTGAGGGGCTGCGGGACGGGCGTGCGGGACCGTTCGGCGAGGAACGCGTGCACCTGCTGCGCCGTCCAGCCCTCGTCGAGCGCGCGGCGCACCGAGCCGGGCGTGAACCGGTACACCGTCGCCCCGCCCGTGGACTCCACGTCGGCGACGACCGCCATGGCCTGCCGCAGGTCCCGCAGCAGCGGCCCCGGCGCGACGGCCGTCAGGTCGGCCTGGAGGAGCACGTGGTCCACGGGGCGCGGCAGCAGCGGCGCGAGGAGCCGGGCGGCGTCGGCGGCCGCGCCGGCCGTGTCCGTGCCGTGCGCCGCCGCCAGGAGGGGGCGTGCGAAACCGGCGAGCGCGCCCCGGCCGGTCACGCCGAGCCGCTCGGCCTCCGCGAGGGCGGCGTCCGTGAGCAGGGCGCGGGTGTCGGCGGGGCAGCGGCGGGGGAGTTCCCACGCGATACGGGCGGCGACGGACTCCGGCGCGGGCGCGACACCGGGTCCCGCGGTGGCGAGGAGGGTGAGCACGCGGCGCCGCAGGGCGGGCGCGGGTCCCCGGTCGAGCCCGGGCCCGAGGACGGTGAGGGCGCGGCCCTTCGCGTCCCGGCCGCCGACCAGGGCGGGCACACGGGTCGCGGCGAGCCACGCGGTGACCAGGCGGGTCCAGCGTGCCTCGGGCGGACCGGCGAGCCAGGCGTCGTACGCGGGCGTGGGGGCGTACCGCTCGTCGGCCTCCCCGTCGGAGGCCAGCAGCCCGGCGGCGTGGGCGAGTTCGATCCAGAAGGCGGCCTCGGGCTCGGGCAGGTCGAGCGCGACGGCGGCCCGCTTGAGGTCGCGGACGCCGAGACCGCCGGCGCGCAGCACGGCGGGCGCCTCCCGCTCCCAGTCGGCCAGCAGTTCCTCGACGACGGTGACCGCCGTGTACGCGGCGCCGGCCGCCGCCGCGTCCGCGCCCGCCTCGCCCGGCCCGGCCAGGGGGATGAGCTCGGGCGGTTCGGGGGACAGGTCGCGGTGCGCGCGCCCGCCGCGCAGCCGCAGGGCGACCTCGCGGGGCAGGACGACCGTGCCGGGCGCCGTCGGCATGAGCAGGCCGCGGTCGAGCAGCCAGCGCAGGTGGGGTGCCGGGCGGGCCGACACCTCGCCGTAGGGCGGTCCCCAGGTGAGGCGTTCGAGGACGGCGCGGGACGCGGGGGGCGCGGTCTCCAGCAGCGCGGCCAGGCGGGAGTCGTCGCTGAACAGGCCGGTGAGGGCGGCGAGGGCGCTGACCGGGTCGTGGGTGGCGGGCAGTCCCGCGCCGGTGAGCAGCTCCTGGATGCGGCGGGGCGAGATCCCGGCGGCCGTCTCGGCGAGGGTGGGGCCGAGGCCGGTCGAGCCGGGGCGCGCGGGGGAGGGGGCGAGGAGTTCCTGGGCCGTGCGGACGAGCCGCAGGGCGTCGTCGCGGCCCCACAGCAGGGCGTGGTCGCGGAGGGTGGCCAGGGCGGCGGGGAGCCGGTCGCCGGCGCCGGGCATGAGGTCGGCCAGTGCGCGCGTGGTGCAGGGCTGGGGGGCGACGGCGAGGGACTCGGCGGTCTGGAGGGTGAAGGTGTCGAGCCGCTCCAGGGCGCGCAGGACGGACGCGCGGGTGCCGGCGCGCGTGGCGAGCTGGGAGAGGTCGCCGGGCAGCGGTGACAGCAGGTCGGCGCGGGTCCGCAGCAGTCCGGCGAGCTCCGCATCGGAGCGGGCGCGCAGCTCGTCGGCGAGAGTACGGGGCGAACCAGCGTGCGGAACGGTCATCCCACCCACGCTACCCGGCCGGCCGGCCGGTGGCACCGGCCGCACGTGACACTCCGCGACAACTTCGGGTAAAGAGGCATCGAAAGACGGAACATTGTTGTCCCTCCCCCGAATGGCGGCGTCAATCGCCTGCGCAGTCGAGTGGACCCGGAGGGTGAGGTGACGGCAGACTCGGGGGCACGCCGAGGGAAGGGCCGGACGCCACGATGCCGCCGAGGGAGAATCCCACCGCACGCCAGATCCGCCTGGGCACCGAACTGCGCCGACTGCGCGAGCGGGCCGGGCGGACCGCCCGCGAGGCCGCGGGCATGCTCGGGACCGACCAGGGCAAGATCAGCCACATAGAATCCGGCCGCATCGGCGTCAGCGAGGAGCGCATCCGCCGGCTCGCCACGTTCTACGAGTGCGCCGACGGCCCCCTGCTCGACGCGCTGTGCGCCATCGCGCGGGAACACCGGGGCCAGTTCTGGTGGGACGAGTACCGTGGCATCCTTGCCCCCTTGTGGATGGACACCTGCGAGTTGGAACACCACGCCGTGTCCATGCAGATCTTCCACACCGTGTCCGTGCCCGGCCTGCTCCAGACCGAGGGCTACGCGCGCGCGATCTTCGGTGGCGGCCTCGTCGACCTGCCGGAGGAGGAGATCGAGCTGCGCACGCAGCACCGCATGCGGCGCAAAACGGTCCTTGAGGGCGACCACCCCCCGCCGTACCGGGTCTACCTCCACGAGGCGGCCCTGCGGATGCGCATCGGCGGCCGCCGGGTCGCGCGCCGGCAGCTCGAACAGCTCATGATCGACTCGGAGCGGCCCAACATCACCCTGCGCGTCGTCCCCTTCACCAACGAGGACTACTTCGAGGCGATCCAGCCGGTGCTCTACGCCTTCGGTGTCGTGCCCCAGCTCGACACGGTGCAGGTGGACGTGCCGACGGGCGGGTTCTTCCTCGACGCGGAGGGCGTCCTTGAGCGGTACCGGGTCTTCTTCGGGCGCTGCGAGAAGTTCTCGCTGGGCCCGGAGGAGTCCCGCCAGCTGATCCACCACATCGCCCGCGAGCTGTGACGGCGCGCGCCCCCGGCACGACGGGTGTGCCGGGGGCGCGCGGGGGGCGTACGGGCCGGACGGTCCGCCCGCCCGTCACCCGAAGCGGCCCGAGATGTAGTCCTCGGTCGCCTGGTTGCTCGGCGTGGAGAAGATCTTGGTCGTCTCGTCGATCTCGACGAGGCCGCCCGGCTCGCCGACCGCCTGCAGGTTGAAGAAGCCGGTCATGTCGCTGACGCGCGCCGCCTGCTGCATGTTGTGCGTGACGATGACGATCGTGTACTGCTCCTTCAGCTCCAGCATCAGGTCCTCGATGGCCTGGGTGGAGATCGGGTCGAGCGCGGAGCACGGCTCGTCCATCAGCAGCACGTCGGGCGCCACCGCGATGGCCCGCGCGATGCACAGGCGCTGCTGCTGGCCGCCGGAGAGCCCGGAACCGGGGCGGTTCAGGCGGTCCTTGACCTCGTCCCACAGGTTCGCCGACCGCAGGGAACGCTCCACCAGCGCGTCCAGCTCGGAGCGCTTCATGCGCTTGCTGTTGAGCTTCACGCCGGCCGCCACGTTGTCGTAGATCGACATGGTGGGGAACGGGTTCGGCCGCTGGAAGACCATGCCGATGTGCCGGCGGACGTTCACCGGGTCGACGTTCGCGCCGTACAGGTCCTCGTTGTCCATGAGGACCTTGCCCTCGACCCGCGCGTTCGGCACCAGTTCGTGCATGCGGTTGAGGGTGCGCAGGAACGTGGACTTGCCGCAGCCGGACGGGCCGATCAGGGCCGTGACCGACTTCGGCTCGATCGTCATCGACACGCCCTGGACGGCCAGGAACTTGTCGTAGTAGATGTCGAGACCCTTGACCTCGATGCGCTTGGCCACTGTCTATCGCTTTCTCTCTGGTGAGCCGCCGGCCGTCAGCCGCGCGTCTTCGGGGCGAACAGCCGGGAGATCAGCCGGGCCGCGAGGTTCAGCACCATGACGATGATGATCAGCAGCAGCGCGGCGGACCAGGCTCGGTCCAGGGCGGCCTGGGGCTCGAATCCCGGCGAGGCGTACTGGCTGTACGAGAAGACGGAGAGCGTGGCCATGTTGCCGTCGAAGGGGTTGAAGTTGTCGCTCGCCGTGATGCCGACCGTGATCAGCAGGGGCGCCGTCTCGCCGATGACGCGGGCGATGGCCAGCGTCACGCCGGTCGCGATGCCCGCGAGGGCGGTGGGCAGCACGACCTTGAGGATCGTCCGCCACTTCGGCACGGCCAGCGCGTACGCGGCCTCCCGCAGCTCGTTCGGCACGAGCTTCAGCATCTCCTCGGTGGACCGCACGACGATCGGCGTCATCAGCACGCTCAGCGCGACCGCGCCGCTGATGCCCATGCGGATGCCGGGGCCGTAGAACAGCTCGAAGAGCGCGTACGCGAAGAGGCCGGCGACGATCGACGGGATGCCCGTCATCACGTCCACGAAGAACGTGATCCACCGCGCCAGCCGTCCGCGGCCGTACTCGATCAGGTAGATCGCGGTCAGCATGCCGATCGGCACGGAGATGAGCGTTCCGAGCCCGGTGATGATCAGCGTGCCGAAGATGGCGTGGTGCACACCGCCGCCCTCGCCGACGACGCCGCGCATCGAGTACGTGAAGAACTCGCTGTCGAACCGCGCGAGGCCCCGGTCGAGCACCGTCCACACCACCGACACCAGCGGCAGCAGCGCCAGCAGGAACGCCGAGGTGACGACCGCCGTCACGAACCGGTCGAACGCGCGCCTGCGGCCCTCGACGGACGCCGACAGGCCGTAGATCACCGCCGTGTACCCGACCGCGCCGATGATCGCGGCCCACGCCGTGTTCAGCCCCACCGCCCACAGCGCGACGGCCACGACGACGGCCCCCGCCACCGTGAGACGCGGCGCGAGGCGGGGGAGGCTGCCGTGCGTCAGCGGCACGGCGGGCAGTACGGCGGCGTCCGCGGGGCCGCCGTCGCGCTCACGCCCCGGGGCGTCCTGCTCGGGGATCGTGGAGGACATCAGTTGGCTCCCGAGAAGTCGCGGCGCCGGTTGATCACCGCACGGGCGCCCATGTTGACGAAGAGCGTGACGGCGAAGAGGACGAGGCCGGAGGCGATGAGGACGTTCACGTCGATGCCGGACGACTCCGGGAAGCGCAGCGCGATGTTGGCCGCGATGGACGACGGGTTGCCGCTGCTGATCAGGTTGAACGTCACGCCGCCGGAGACCGACAGGACGATCGCGATCGCCATGGTCTCGCCGAGCGCACGCCCGAGGCCGAGCATCGCGCCGCCGATGATCGCCGAGCGGCCGAACGGCAGGACCGCCATCCGGATCATCTCCCACCGGGTGGCCCCCAGGGCGAGCGACGCCTCCTCGTGCAGCCGCGGCGTCTGCAGGAACGCCTCCCGCACCACGGCGGTGATGATCGGCAGGATCATCACCGCGAGGACGATGACGGCGACCAGCATCGTCCGGCCCGTCGCCGAGGCGGGACCCTCGAACAGCGGGATGAAGCCCAGGTTGTCGGCCAGCCACTGGGACGGGTCGACGGTGCGCGGCGCGAGGACGGCGACGCCCCACAGACCGAAGATGATGCTCGGCACCGCGGCGAGCAGGTCGATCAGGTAGCCGAGTGCCACGGCGAGCCGCCGCGGCGCGTAATGCGTGATGAACAGGGCGATCGCCACCGCCAGCGGCGTGGCGACGGCCAGCGCCAGGATCGCGGAAAGCAGGGTGCCGAACAGCAGGGGCCAGACGTACAGCACGAGGCTGTCGTCGTCCCCGGGTATCTCGTCCGGTGACGCCCACAGAGCCGGCCATGCCTCGCTGACCAGGAAGGCAGCGACCCCCGCCAGGATGACGAGGATCAGTACGCCCGCCCCGGTGGAAGCGCCGGCGAAGACACGGTCCCCCGGGCGCTGCGGCGCGCGACGTGTCTTCTCGGTGGTGGGGGGCACTCTCTTGTCCCTTCTCGTGCCGTGCCGTTGTACGGCGGCCGGCCGAGGTCGGGGCCGGCCGTTCACCCGCCGTCGGGGTGGACCCGCCGTATCGGGGTGGACGGCGGGCGGGTCGCTCGGGACCCGCCCGCCGGGCGGGTCAGGAGGCGGAGCCGATGGCGTCCACGGCGGTCTGGAGCTGCTCGCGGAGGGCGTCGGAGATCGGGGCGGAGCCGGCGGTCTCGGCGGCGGCGGCCTGGCCCTCCTCGCTGATGATGTAGTCGAAGTACGCCTTCACCAGCTCGGCCGTGTCCGCGTCGTCGTACGAGGTGCAGGCG
Proteins encoded:
- a CDS encoding dihydrofolate reductase family protein, with protein sequence MRKLVHFIASTLDGFIAGPDGSDPTGPGGFWTPSEAYVRHLAEEYPETLPGPARAALGVTAVGTHFDTVVEGRGSYAVGLAAGVTDAYPHLRHIVFSRTLTESPDPHVEIVADDPAATVQDLKRGAGKDIWLVGGGALAGALYGEIDRLIVKLSPLTIGTGIPLFGRSAASGPTAWDLTGHTVIDGGAIFLTYDRQPGTPG
- a CDS encoding TetR/AcrR family transcriptional regulator: MIVARRTRRREIRKNPARRAALLDAAIEVLAREGARGLTQRAVDAEAAVPTGTTSNYFRDRDDLLIQAGVRVYERLDPGEDALAEALSRARDSASYSTLLRETLHRVTAFPTGHLAMLELRLEAIRRPALRALLTERVRADIDGSVARHRAAGLPGGATDVQLLYLAMNWLVVERLTLPGVLTEAECEALITRVAAMLPDTPA
- a CDS encoding PPOX class F420-dependent oxidoreductase, which encodes MSKPPLPAEAVALLRRPNPCVIATVRSDGAPVSTATWYLWEDDGRVLVNMDEGRRRLAHLRNDPRVTLTVLAGDDWYTHVSIIGRVTELRDDTGLADIDRLSRHYSGNPYPTRDRARVSALITVDRWHGWGTLRDSDQPMSRTSHGPSVSQ
- a CDS encoding helicase-associated domain-containing protein, with the protein product MTVPHAGSPRTLADELRARSDAELAGLLRTRADLLSPLPGDLSQLATRAGTRASVLRALERLDTFTLQTAESLAVAPQPCTTRALADLMPGAGDRLPAALATLRDHALLWGRDDALRLVRTAQELLAPSPARPGSTGLGPTLAETAAGISPRRIQELLTGAGLPATHDPVSALAALTGLFSDDSRLAALLETAPPASRAVLERLTWGPPYGEVSARPAPHLRWLLDRGLLMPTAPGTVVLPREVALRLRGGRAHRDLSPEPPELIPLAGPGEAGADAAAAGAAYTAVTVVEELLADWEREAPAVLRAGGLGVRDLKRAAVALDLPEPEAAFWIELAHAAGLLASDGEADERYAPTPAYDAWLAGPPEARWTRLVTAWLAATRVPALVGGRDAKGRALTVLGPGLDRGPAPALRRRVLTLLATAGPGVAPAPESVAARIAWELPRRCPADTRALLTDAALAEAERLGVTGRGALAGFARPLLAAAHGTDTAGAAADAARLLAPLLPRPVDHVLLQADLTAVAPGPLLRDLRQAMAVVADVESTGGATVYRFTPGSVRRALDEGWTAQQVHAFLAERSRTPVPQPLTYLVDDTARRHGQMRVGAAASYVCCEDEALVAQLLADRRTEALRLRLIAPTVLVSPVAPDHLLLRLREAGFAPAAEDAAGTVVTLTGEPRRTPPRAAPEPAPDTPPRADDALLAAAVRAIRAGDHASGAGPAPQGGRRPAAAEAVGAPPRTPAEETLRILRSAAAGGALVRIGYVGADGIAAQRVLSPVRVEGGFVTAFDHTADEVRTYPLHRITGTVEVTD
- a CDS encoding helix-turn-helix transcriptional regulator, with translation MPPRENPTARQIRLGTELRRLRERAGRTAREAAGMLGTDQGKISHIESGRIGVSEERIRRLATFYECADGPLLDALCAIAREHRGQFWWDEYRGILAPLWMDTCELEHHAVSMQIFHTVSVPGLLQTEGYARAIFGGGLVDLPEEEIELRTQHRMRRKTVLEGDHPPPYRVYLHEAALRMRIGGRRVARRQLEQLMIDSERPNITLRVVPFTNEDYFEAIQPVLYAFGVVPQLDTVQVDVPTGGFFLDAEGVLERYRVFFGRCEKFSLGPEESRQLIHHIAREL
- the pstB gene encoding phosphate ABC transporter ATP-binding protein PstB, with the protein product MAKRIEVKGLDIYYDKFLAVQGVSMTIEPKSVTALIGPSGCGKSTFLRTLNRMHELVPNARVEGKVLMDNEDLYGANVDPVNVRRHIGMVFQRPNPFPTMSIYDNVAAGVKLNSKRMKRSELDALVERSLRSANLWDEVKDRLNRPGSGLSGGQQQRLCIARAIAVAPDVLLMDEPCSALDPISTQAIEDLMLELKEQYTIVIVTHNMQQAARVSDMTGFFNLQAVGEPGGLVEIDETTKIFSTPSNQATEDYISGRFG
- the pstA gene encoding phosphate ABC transporter permease PstA, which translates into the protein MSSTIPEQDAPGRERDGGPADAAVLPAVPLTHGSLPRLAPRLTVAGAVVVAVALWAVGLNTAWAAIIGAVGYTAVIYGLSASVEGRRRAFDRFVTAVVTSAFLLALLPLVSVVWTVLDRGLARFDSEFFTYSMRGVVGEGGGVHHAIFGTLIITGLGTLISVPIGMLTAIYLIEYGRGRLARWITFFVDVMTGIPSIVAGLFAYALFELFYGPGIRMGISGAVALSVLMTPIVVRSTEEMLKLVPNELREAAYALAVPKWRTILKVVLPTALAGIATGVTLAIARVIGETAPLLITVGITASDNFNPFDGNMATLSVFSYSQYASPGFEPQAALDRAWSAALLLIIIVMVLNLAARLISRLFAPKTRG
- the pstC gene encoding phosphate ABC transporter permease subunit PstC, translating into MPPTTEKTRRAPQRPGDRVFAGASTGAGVLILVILAGVAAFLVSEAWPALWASPDEIPGDDDSLVLYVWPLLFGTLLSAILALAVATPLAVAIALFITHYAPRRLAVALGYLIDLLAAVPSIIFGLWGVAVLAPRTVDPSQWLADNLGFIPLFEGPASATGRTMLVAVIVLAVMILPIITAVVREAFLQTPRLHEEASLALGATRWEMIRMAVLPFGRSAIIGGAMLGLGRALGETMAIAIVLSVSGGVTFNLISSGNPSSIAANIALRFPESSGIDVNVLIASGLVLFAVTLFVNMGARAVINRRRDFSGAN